One genomic segment of Streptomyces sp. RerS4 includes these proteins:
- a CDS encoding tyrosine-protein phosphatase produces the protein MPHRRHLPFERLHNFRDLGGYRSADGRTVAWGTLYRADSLGKLQGADWDRFLDLGVRTVIDLRYPWEIEAKGRIPEAERFTYANLSIEHRPYDQAAIDPDIDPWRYLADRFAEVAEDGVVEIRRAVELIADGPGPAVFHCTSGKDRTGLIAAFVLTLLEVPEEEILADFALTELATARLTADWHAANPGRTMRWPSYGRAPATVMELVLADLTSRYGSPTAYLTETVGITPDTVARLRARLLT, from the coding sequence GTGCCGCACCGCCGCCATCTCCCCTTCGAGCGCCTGCACAACTTCCGTGATCTCGGCGGATACCGCTCCGCCGACGGCCGGACCGTCGCCTGGGGGACCCTCTACCGCGCCGACTCCCTCGGCAAGCTCCAGGGCGCGGACTGGGACCGCTTCCTCGACCTGGGCGTGCGGACCGTCATCGACCTGCGCTACCCCTGGGAGATCGAGGCCAAGGGCCGGATACCGGAGGCGGAACGTTTCACCTATGCCAACCTCAGCATCGAGCACCGCCCCTACGACCAGGCCGCCATCGACCCGGACATCGACCCCTGGCGCTACCTCGCCGACCGGTTCGCGGAGGTCGCCGAGGACGGGGTCGTGGAGATCCGTCGGGCCGTCGAACTCATCGCCGACGGGCCCGGACCTGCCGTGTTCCACTGCACCTCCGGCAAGGACCGCACCGGCCTGATCGCCGCCTTCGTCCTGACCCTGCTGGAGGTGCCCGAGGAGGAGATCCTCGCCGACTTCGCCCTCACCGAACTGGCCACCGCCCGCCTCACCGCCGACTGGCACGCCGCGAACCCCGGTCGCACCATGCGCTGGCCCTCGTACGGCCGCGCCCCGGCCACCGTCATGGAGCTCGTCCTCGCCGACCTGACGAGCCGTTACGGGTCCCCGACCGCCTACCTCACCGAGACCGTCGGCATCACCCCGGACACCGTCGCCCGCCTGCGCGCCCGCCTCCTGACCTGA